In Oryza sativa Japonica Group chromosome 3, ASM3414082v1, one DNA window encodes the following:
- the LOC4333045 gene encoding uncharacterized protein — translation MDLLQSSYTPDDEDDDEQQPLSSPDASPLRLPAKSAAPAVDDTALALSAAAASTSRPLDPSLHLVPFNPTADQLWAPVLGPQHPHAPISSASGNRNHKLGHVEDAAVLPFLFDEQYNTFHRFGYAADPSGLHIVGDAQPSAEPDTVYNLAPSEHKRRRLQSKDEEGANQEPLPPEAKNPASDEWILRNKQSPWAGKKEAPPAELTEEQRQYAEAHAAKKAEKEARGEGKGEKSDMVAKSTFHGKEERDYQGRSWITPPKDAKASNERCYIPKRCVHEWVGHTKGVSAIRFFPKYGHLLLSASMDCKIKIWDVLESRTCMRTYMGHSKAVRDISFSNDGTKFLSAGYDRNIQYWDTETGQVISTFSTGKVPYVVKLNPDEDKQHVLLAGMSDKKIVQWDMKSGQITQEYDQHLGAVNTITFVDNNRRFVTSSDDKSLRVWEFGIPVVIKYISEPHMHSMPSISLHPNSNWLAAQSLDNQILIYSTKERFQLNKKKRFAGHIVAGYACQVNFSPDGRFVMSGDGEGSCWFWDWKSCRRFKTLKCHNGVCIGCEWHPLETSKVATCGWDGVIKYWD, via the exons ATGGATCTCCTCCAGTCGTCCTACACGccggacgacgaggacgacgacgagcagcaGCCCCTCTCCTCGCCGGACGcctcgccgctccgcctccccgcCAAGtcggccgcccccgccgtcgaCGACACGGCGCtcgcgctctccgccgccgccgcgtccacctcCCGCCCGCTCGACCCCTCCCTCCACCTCGTCCCCTTTAACCCCACCGCCGACCAGCTCTGGGCGCCCGTCCTCGGGCCCCAGCACCCCCACGcccccatctcctccgcctccggcaaCCGCAACCACAAGCTCGGCCACGTCGaggacgccgccgtcctccccttcctcttcgaCGAGCAGTACAACACCTTCCACCGCTTCGGCTACGCCGCCGACCCCTCCGGCCTCCACATCGTCGGCGACGCCCAGCCCTCGGCCGAGCCCGACACCGTCTACAACCTCGCCCCCTCCGAGCacaagcgccgccgcctgcagtcCAAGGACGAGGAGGGCGCCAACCAGGAGCCCCTACCGCCGGAGGCCAAGAACCCGGCGTCCGACGAGTGGATCCTCCGCAACAAGCAGAGCCCCTGGGCCGGCAAGAAGGAGGCACCACCCGCGGAGCTCACTGAAGAGCAGCGTCAGTATGCGGAGGCGCACGCTGCCAAGAAGGCCGAgaaggaggcgcgcggcgaAGGGAAGGGCGAGAAGTCTGATATGGTTGCCAAGAGTACTTTCCatgggaaggaggagagggattACCAAGGACGGTCATGGATCACACCGCCCAAGGATGCCAAGGCGAGCAACGAGCGCTGCTATATTCCCAAGAGGTGTGTGCACGAGTGGGTTGGGCACACCAAGGGGGTCTCGGCGATTAGGTTTTTCCCCAAGTATGGACACCTTTTGCTGTCTGCGAGTATGGATTGTAAGATTAAGATCTGGGATGTGCTCGAGTCGAGGACATGTATGCGGACGTACATGGGGCACTCTAAGGCGGTCAGAGATATATCGTTTTCTAATGATGGGACTAAGTTCTTGAGTGCTGGGTATGACAGGAATATACAGTATTGGGATACTGAGACCGGGCAGGTGATCTCGACCTTCTCTACTGGCAAGGTCCCTTATGTAGTGAAGCTCAACCCGGATGAGGATAAGCAGCATGTTCTCCTCGCTGGGATGAGTGACAAGAAGATTGTGCAGTGGGATATGAAGTCAGGGCAGATAACCCAAGAGTACGACCAGCACTTGGGAGCAGTCAATACCATCACTTTTGTAGATAATAATAGGAGGTTTGTGACATCAAGCGATGACAAGTCGCTTCGTGTGTGGGAGTTCGGCATCCCAGTGGTGATTAAGTATATCAGTGAACCACACATGCATTCAATGCCATCAATATCACTGCACCCGAATTCCAACTGGCTGGCAGCACAGAGCTTGGACAATCAGATATTGATATACAGTACCAAGGAGAGGTTTCAACTTAACAAGAAGAAGCGGTTTGCGGGTCACATTGTGGCAGGTTACGCTTGTCAAGTGAACTTCTCACCAGATGGGAGGTTCGTGATGTCAGGAGATGGTGAAGGTAGTTGCTGGTTCTGGGACTGGAAAAGCTGCAGGAGATTTAAGACGTTGAAGTGCCACAATGGAGTTTGCATTGGATGTGAGTGGCATCCCTTGGAGACTAGCAAGGTTGCAACATGTGGATGGGATGGCGTAATTAAGTACTG GGATTGA